The following is a genomic window from Malus sylvestris chromosome 7, drMalSylv7.2, whole genome shotgun sequence.
TTCCTCCATTAAACTACCATTTTTGTCTCAGTTATTCTCAATTCACCTCATTTTTGTCTATTCCACCAAATAAACGTTAAATTAAAGGTAgcataacattttatttttgacaCAACTCTAGTTCAAATCCCCAACTGCACATGCAATCCTACCAAATAATCTATAATTACAATCAGTGTCTTATTGGCCCCGATCAAAGATCATCAAGATAGATTCAATTAAACTGGTGATTCAGAATTATTAATACAATGATatacttatgttttttttttttttttttggtttggggtGGGGGTGAGTCACTCATAAtcatttggtatcaaatttaaAATCTTTAACTTACCTAAAGAATATAGTATTTAACTGCAATTTTGGGTTAGAAAATTATATAAGAAAAAAGTTTCAACTTATGCTAGAAACTAACACACAGAGCATGAAGGATTTCATTCATAACGAACCAAAGAAACTAACACACACAGCATGGAAAAGAACATGACCCTGAGAAAACCTCGTCCCGGGTAAACAACATGACAAAAATCCCATGGGAGCCACTTATGCTAGAAACAAAACAGATTACGTTCTAGTATAATCATTAGATAAACAACTTATTAATTATGAATGACCGACATTGTCCCAAAAAGATACACCTTGATGATTAATACGATAGCGACACCTTGATGATTAATACTATAGGTAGCTTCTCAATCAACCATCCATCAATGTcctttagagcaactccacccatgtgggttgctcgggggacagtgGAGAAGAAGGGGCCGGAGGCTCGGTGGAGAGAGGTCCAGCCGTGTGGAGGCCGAGCGACAGTGGGAGCCGGAGCGAAgggggggtggggagtcgacgggcctgtggcccgagggctttgcaattttttattttttttgtgtcagagagagagagagagaggggggggacCGGagcttttgcaattttttattatttaaacaaacaaaaaaaattattattttaattgcttattgccagggggaagggttccaagggtggagatgtaaatgacaattactgttcattaatagtagttactattcatttaaggcagttactgttcaatatggtggattgaatagtgaatTGCCAGGAGggagggctccatgggtggagttgctcttagagaaaaaggaaagacaaaaaaaaaagtgaaaaagctAAAGAGATGTAGAAAGAAGCCACTAGCCAATTATGACCGTTAGCCACACACTTATCTTGTTCCGCATCTCCCAGCATTCCCcacatttttgaattttaaatttccaAAAACAACTTTGTAGCCGTTGAAGGTGGAAAGCTTTGGCCGCAGCAGCACCACCAAGGTCAAGGGGGAGaaagaagcagcagcagcagcagcagctttgTTTACTATTAGCTCTCCCCCTTTCTATCTAATCTCTACGATacccccttttttttatttccgtGTTCAAATTCTGTTGCCCGGTTCAGATTTTCGGAGCTCAATTTTGGAATCAATGAAAGGGGTGAAAGGGAAGTTGATGAAGAAGTTGAAGTCAATCGGACCGATTGGAATTGGGTACCTGAAACCGCAAGATCGAGTTCTTCAGGTAAATGCATCGGATGGATATGCGGATTCAAATCTCAACATTCAGACCCATAATTTCATTTCAAAAGAAACGGAGCAGCATGAGAAGATCAAACATTTAGAGAAGAATGTGACGGAGCTAGAGCCTGACATTATCGATGTCACCGAGCTTATGAGAGACCTGGATGATGAAGAAGAGTCGGAGCCCGATGGCGATTATATCGACATCAACGACAAGGAAAACGTTAGGCCTAAAACGAAGAAGAAACACCGAGTAGAGGGCAACAACAATTGGGTTAAAACAGAGTCAAATTTGGAGGAAAACAGAGCTTCTAAAGCTTCAGAAAATCGAAGAGAGACCCCGCAGATTGACATCTCGTCTTTTCGGAGACCGGACTTAAACTCCGGTAGCCTCTTCGACCCGAACCTACTGTTAGCCTTTCAGCAAGCGGTGATGGAATATATGAGGTTTACTTCAAATGAAAACATAGAATCCAATTTTGTAGAAGCGCCAGATCCCGAGCCAGAGCAAGAGCCGCCTTCAAATAAAGACCCTCTATTAGGCTTCGAAGAAAAGTGTCCGCCTGGTAGTTTGGAATCATCGGTAGTTCTCTACACTACAACCCTTCGGGGGATTTGAAAGACTTTTGACGATTGCAACAGCGTTCGATTTCttttggagagtttttgggtTGTGTTCTACGAGCGAGATGTGTCAATGCACATGGAATTCCGACAAGAGCTTTGGAAGATTTTGGATTGCAAAGCAGTGCCTCCAAATATTTTCATAAAGGGGAGATATATCGGGGGAGCAGAAGAGGTCTTGACACTTCACGAGCAAGGAAAGCTCAAGCCGCTCTTTGAAGGAGTGCCGATGGATCGGTCCATTGGCCCTTGTGAAGCTTGTGATAGAGTTCGGTTTGTGATTTGCTTCTGATgcagtgggagctgcaagctcgTTGCCGATGAGGGGCAGCCGGATAAGTGCCCTGAGTGTAACGAAAATGGGTTGATTATTTGCCCTTTGTGTTGCTGAACAAACTTGAAATCTTGATTCTTGTTGTAATGTATGtaacttgaaattttttattctttgtatTCATCATATGTTTTCATATTTGTTTTGGCAAAAATTCATGGGTAATAAATTGAGAGCATATGTGATTTGGAGAGGGAGTTTTCTGACTGTTTAACAAATTCATTTAGTGATgaaacacaacaacaacaaagccttatctcACTAAGTGGAATTGGCTATTTGAATTCTAGAACGTCACTGCGCTCGGGTTAAGGATTAGAAATTAGAAAGTACCAAAGAGTGAATGCTTTCATTATcttggatctatcttgcaaaataaCAGAGAATTGGATGGAGACATCAACTATACAATACAAGCTGGTGAAGTGGAAGAATACATTAGATGTGTTAAGTGACCATTGTATGCCATTAAACctgaaaggaaaattttataggacgacaataaggccaacaatgctttatgacacagaatgttgagCGGTCAAGCATCAACACATATACAAAATTAGCGTAGCGGAGATAAAAATGTTTTGTTGGATGTAAgggcacatgagaaaggatAGGATTAGGAACGAGGATAtttgaggtaaagtaggagtagctgcaattgaagataagatgagagaaaatcggttaaggtTGTTTAGACATGTGAAATGAAAACCTAAAAATGCTcaggttagaagatgcgattacgAGACAGAGGCTCAAGGCAaagaggtagaggaagacctaggaagacttggaaagagactctaacaaaagacttagagtacttggatctaacggaagacttgGCACAAAACCGAGCGTAATGACGTTCTATGATTTATATAGtcgacccacttagtgggataaggctttgtgtCCTAGGAGTCATACACTCAGCctcttagtgggataaggctttgtgttctaggattcatacagtcgAATttacttagtgggataaggctttgttgttgtagtGGTGCAGGTGATGTTCATCTACCACAATCTGGATACGAGAGCTGAATGAGCCAGTCAAGCACATCATCAAATGCATGAAGGATATTATCAAATTCGATCTTTAGTAATAAGAATTTTCAACTTTTTGGTAGCATACATGATCATATGGCACTATATTCGGAAAGAATAGGGCAACTGAGAGCCTTGATCGAtgctaaggtcatctccaactgacTCTACTAAAGGGTTGTAGGCCAAAATatagccttatgacacgaaaaTCGTCTTCAACTGATGATCAGCCAAAAGGCTTGTGGGCCCCCTACCAGGCCATAAACCAGCCACAAGGTCAACGGACTGGCCTAAGGAAGCCAGCCAGCCAACCCGATTTGGGTAGCCCAGTTCACTTGGGGTGCGTTTAGTACGCAGACgagacggaacgggacgggacgggacgggacggaacgaaggtgtaatttttgaaaaagacatggggtatatttgtcttaaaatggtaaaacattgtgttccacatacgtggaacaaacccgttccaagGAGGGAGgcgggacgcaaaaacacccaaaatctgtcccgtggaacagcccgttccacccatttttgacGCACCAAACgggggacggaacgcctcgtcccgttccgtcccgtcccgtcccacgtaccaaacgcacccttggGCTGCATTTAGTACCTGGGACGGGACGAGACAGaaattgggtgtttttgcgtcccgcCTCCCCCCCTCCGAGAACAGGTTGTTCCACGTATGTGGAACACAAAAATTCCACTGTCTACCCTCCCTATCTCTCCCGCAGCCTCCCTCTCTCGTAGCTTCGTtaccctccctctctcctgtagcctcctcctccaccacaaACCTAGTAACCCAAATGCTTCGTTACCCAAACGTAGCTTCATTACCTAGCAACCTAGATGAATTCGAGCTCGATTTCAGGCTTTTCGGGCTGAGTCGGAGACGAATCCGCCGAAATACCGGCGAAACAGACCGAAACACACTTCCTTCTAGGAAAAAACTCGGCGTTTGCGCTGGCCGAAGACTTGCGCTGGCCGGAACGACGCGACTTTTGCGAAGTACAGGGAAATCATAGTTTGATGTAACTCGGTCCACACTCACCTCCCTTAGCCTTTTCATATCGTTGGTTTTAAATTGGggaaaaataatttgatttattGGAATTGAAGAGAAAGATAATGAAATGAAGAGAAAGTATGGGTTTGATTTACTGGGTTTGATTTTTACTGGGAGATCTGAGCAtgcgtgagagagagagagtcaaatggaagaagagaaagcagagacacgggagagagagagtcaaataAAAAGGGTAAGTTAGTCATTTAATCCAGTTTCGTTCTGTTCCATCTTGTCAGTACCAAACATGACATGAATCTTTGTTCTGTtccgtcctgtcccgtcccgtctcgTCCCATACCGTTTcgttccgtctgcgtaccaaacacTACCTTGGCGTTGTTGGTACTGTGGGTCCCGCTCTGGTTTAGGTTGCGTCAGCATGCTGAAATTGCAGTACGCTGACTTGCTTACCTCCAAGAAATCTAGTACAACTTTTATGAGgcactattattttatttgtttttaattctaggaaattttatttgtaatccGCATTTGGAGGAGGTCCatccttctcttttctttcaatattttttttcgatttaatttatttaatttcttcttatttctattaattaatgaaatcttctttgttaataaaaaaagagtgaaaagacaACTTAATCttttatcacacaaaaaaatgataggcaataatattatttcatagatccaaattttacttttttttattgaaacttcccctacaggtgatgttaaatatctctaatatttaaaatttaacgaaaaacaaaaaaaaaacctcacttCCTCCacgttttctttctctctctctctctcttattgtcATTTCCTAAAAAAATATGTTCACACACAAACTGTATAGGCAAATGTTAATCTTTTAATATAAAACGTATTTACCCATTCTACCACGatgatttattttattcattcttatcttttagtataatatatatttttgattTAATATGGTagattaattcaattaaaataataaattatttaggggctaaaaaatagcccatttcggttggagatgagttTTTTGTCAAACTGATTATGTTTTTGCCTATGACCATTTGActctctcggttggagatgatatatAATTATGGTttgacactgttcattaaaaaataatttcttacaGGGTTATAATCTAGACGGAAGCTAAACATGGCtcttttcggttggagatggcctaataaACATAACAAGTGAATGCAGTTGGGGAGTTTATGATTCAGAAGCAAAATCTTGTACATATGTGCGTACTAAGTACTAGTGCATACAGTACACTACAATATAGTATAATATAGTATAGTATAGCATAGTGTTGTATGGTACAATATATTACGGTACAATATATTACGGTATAGTAGAGTATAGTATGGTACAATATAAGGTttgtttgaaagtgcttttaaaataactgaaaatatttttaaagaaGGGAAATGTTATtaacactctaaaaatctcattctacactcctcgtaagtgtatttttctttctaattatagaaagtttggagtgcacaataaattttttgaagtgctaattaGTGATGTTGACAACATATAACTATCTCCTAGAGTAGagatttgattatttatttcatTCACAAGTGTAATCATCTTTTGTTCGAAGCTCAAGCGCAATCCTCTAATGGAATCATATCCGTACTAAACGTAAATCTTCTCTTGTAGGCGATTTTTTTCTTAGTGGGAAACCCACTTATACTTGTCCAGTAGTAAATGTGATATTTCTGTTTACTTGTAGATGAAaagttttaagtttaattttcataatgatgagtttgtgtttttatattttttataccaAATTATTATAAATGACCTATCATGTGACTTAGCTCAAGTAATCAATATTATGTCAATACATGGCCTAGGCAGTAAACCGTACATACATCTGTGTTTTggtttttgggtaaaaaaattCCAGCCCTAAAAAGGATATGACTAGAATTTCACTCATGTTTGTCAAGGGTGGGCATTGGGTGGGTTGGTCAGGCTGTAAATCACCCTTAGCCAACCCAATAAGGTCAAGTTGACCCTATTTTCACCCAAGAAAATTGGCAAACCAACCCACCCAAACTATTCTTAGGCAAGTTAGGGTGGGATTAATTACTTTCTTATTATTAATGTGAGTATAATTAACATAATCCAAAATGAATGTCATATTAGGCTTAAATCATATAAATTTGGTGTTGTAAAATCACCGCTGTTACTTAATATTTAAAGCgtgtttaaaaattattatattttctttatGTATAATCTATTATAAAGTATATTTTAGGATTTTTCATGTTTTAGTCCATTTCAATTAGGTTCACAAAAAAATGTTATTCTCACTACATTTGTACTATATCTCTAATATAGACGACATCCACATTTGCCTACTTTTATTAGAAAAATTGTACACATGTAATATGAAAAAGATTCGATAAATATAACATTACTCTTAGGTTAATAATCCTTCAACCCAATCCGATTCAACCCTTGAAACGAGTGGTATGATTTTTAACCAGAAGTAaatttttaaagtttgcaaCTCAACTAATTTCGGTTAGGTTGGTCGGTAAATCCGCTAAAATATCTGCCCCCAAATTGTTTGTTACGGTTCACTTAAACCGAGTATGGTGATGGAATATGTGATTGGTAGTGGTTACCAGATAAATAAGAATCTGGGAGACATAATAATTACACTCAACTTTCAACTCAAATGAGCATTAATCGTCTCCATAGCATCCTCCTTCTCGGCACCACCACCCCCCACCGCCGCTTGCTTCCACCCCACTCGTTTATTTCCAGGTTCCTCCTCCAACTCCAATCTTatcacattctctctctctctctctctctctctctctctctctctctatatatatatatgtgcgtTTTATATCGAATTTAAGCTTTGCAATTGCAATTGCAGGGCTTGGTTTTGTAGCGGCAGAAGCTTCAGAAATCCGATCCACATGGAAACCGATGCTTCTTGTGACGCGGCGGTTGTGGGTGACTCCGACCTCCTGCTCAAGAAAATTGATGCTATTCGCGATGCCGGTCCCGCCAAACTTCAGGTTTGCCTCCTTCATCCCCTTCTTTCGCCTTTATTTTGTGTCCTAAACTGCAAAGAAGTAAGATAGTTTGGAGTAAAACTTTCTTCCATTGAAGGAAATTTAATGTGCACATAGAACTTcagagttttatttatttatttatttaatttttatgtcaGGTAATAGCAGATTTTGATGCCACCTTAACCAGGTACCGGGTCAATGGTTGCCGGGGACAAAGTAAGTTCCTTTTGTGTTCTTTGGACTCGATTCTGTTTGCAAGGTTTTCGTGTTTTCGATTTTCGTTGATAACAAGAGTAGGTAGTCATGGCCTTTTGCAGCAGGAGAATCCGGAATATGATAGGAAAAGACAGGAATTGTATGAACATTATCATCCGTTAGAGTTCTCCCCGACAATTCCACTTGAAGAGAAAACTAAGCTTATGGAAGAATGGTAATTTCCCTTGTTATTTTTATCTGAAGGAGGGTATGCGGTGTCTAATGAATCTATATCGATACCTGCATTAGACGATTCTAGGTAGCCTCTTTTTGTCTGTTTTTCGCTTATGATCACCGAATTATCATGGATTGGTTCACCTGAAAGTTCATGTTCATAGGAAGCTACTGCATGTTACCTCGGTTCCGATTATTGGATTTCAGATCACAGAAATACTGATTGCATGGATACAGGTGGGGGAGAACTCATGGTCTCTTAGTTGAGGGTGGCGTTACATATGATGGAATAAAGCAATCTGTTGCTGACTCCACGATTGCTTTTAGGGAGGGTGTTGTAGAACTATTTGAGTTTTTGGaggtaaattttattttactcCGACGACTATGTTAGTAATTCTTATTAGTGGACTACATAAAATTTGGCACCGGAAGGAAATAATCAATTGAAGATTTTGATATTCTTAGTGTTTGAGTTTATTCAGTGATGAACTAGTTCATGTTGGCAATTGTCATCTGAGTTGTTCTTTTAATTAGGAAACAGAAAAACTTATTTTTATTAAGCTCTGCTCATAATTTCCTACTATCCGCTTTTGCAGGAAAGAGACATCCCTGTTCTTATATTTTCTGCGGGACTTGCTGATATCATAGAGGAGGTTAGTTAAGTTTTGTGGCCATATTTCTTGTGTGTTAATTTCCAAGTTCCAGGTCTATTTCACAACTTTCTTGTGCATTAATGTTTGCTCTTCTCATTGTTCCAGGTCATGCGGCAGAAGGTTCACAGACTTTTCAAAAATGTGAAGATTGTCTCCAATCGGATGGAATTTGATGATAACGGTCGCCTCCTATCTTTCAGAGGTATCCACTTATGATAAATTCTTCTCACACTAGAAAGACAAATCATTAAGATAATGTCTTAGTAAGTTAGAATGAATTATGGGAGCATATGTTCTTGGTGTACACTAAACATTCATATCCTTTATCCTTCATCCTTCATCCTTCATCCTTCATATGTTGATGCAAATTCTATTCATCATGATGAGGTAGTGAATTTGCATACTCTGAGTTTCAATTGACTCAATTTTACAGGGAAGACGATTCATAGTTTGAATAAAAATGAGCATGCTCTTGATATGGCCGGTCCCCTTCATGATCGATTAGGTGATGTAGACGGGCCACCTTATGAGAATGCCTCAGTCAAGACCAGGTTAAATGTCCTGCTTCTGGGTGATCACATTGGTGACCTTGGAATGTCTGACGGTTTGAACTATGAGAATAGAATATCCGTGGGATTTCTGTaagtcaatattttatattattccaTACCCAAaacatgtataaaaaaaaattaggagttGTGAATCGAAGACTAACTTCTTTCATATTTCAGTGCTCATGTTAATATATCTTTGAAGCAACTTCTTCGATAGTTTATGTAGAATGTGAAATGGATATATGTTGAGGAATATGCATTTTTCAGTTGTCTAGGAAAGTAAAGATGCTGTTATTGTTTGGCCAAAATGAGTGGGCACCTACATATTACTGATTACTGTTACGTTCCATTGCTACCAACAATTAGAGGAAAGTTAAACTGAAAAATATTTGTTCGTTTATTAAGTTCCAATGAAGTTAAAACTTAATTATATTGCTGGAAAAAGAATAAATTAAGAAGTTACATTGCACATCCGCTtagtttctttcattttttttcttaataaatcTGATAATTTTGTCAAAGAAAATTTAATGGTGAGCCTTAAATCAGTTTAATTGTTGAACCATGTTAACTGCTGTTTCAGGAATGACAATGTGGAGAACTCTCTGGATGGCTATCGAAAAGCCTTTGATATGGTTTACCTGGTGAGCTGAATGCCTTGCAAAGTTTCTAGTTGCTTTCACTATTTTGGTTGACCATTTCTAGTTGTCAAAGGAACAGGAATGCTATTTCGCTTTCACTTGGCATTTTAAGATTATCTTGTCCCTGGATAGTGTACCCTTTCAGCATCAACGATTCATAATGTTTGGTCGAAGCTGAGAGGGTTCcttacttgaaaaaaaattgaggtaGTAAATTTCTAAGAGTGTTTCAGCAAAGTTGTTAGATGTGGGAGATTCTTGTGAGTGTCAACCGGGATAGATAAGCTATGTCCTTGATTAGTATACCTTAGAAATTCTTGTGAGGGTTACTAGGATAAAAGTACGAACATAGCAAGTACACGTTTTCATCTTATTCCGTGGTTTCCTGCAGAATGATGCACCCATGTGGGGAGTCGTAAAGCTTGTTTCGCAACTTTGTCCAGTTGGAGGTGATTGAGTGGCATGCTCTTATATTTCACTGCTTCGAAGCGCCTTTCCTGCTTTGGTCGATTCATACCGATAGAAAGTTTTGGTAAAGTTTTCCTTCAATCTGCAAAAGCTTTTGCAGGATGCGGCTTTTCATCTTTTCCCATCAATAGAATAAATATTGTCAATTGATGTTGCCCTTTTTTTCCTCGAACAATCTCTTGAAGCTCTGCGTTGGGAGCTGATAAACATCTGTGAATTTGCGCCGAAATAAGGAATCGGCGTTGATCCTTCATTCCGTTTGCTGAAATCAATTTGCAATGTTTACAAGCGTATAGGAATTGGAATTATTTTTATCGTAAACTTTCCTACGATTTGAACCATTTAGACTCCGAACTTCTTCTATGTTTGCCAAcacatgaaattgaaaaaagtATGCGTTTCGCCCGGAAATTCATAATCAAATGCCTGAAAGGTCTGGAAGGTGGACTAATCAACCTCATTCTCATTCATCTTCTCTTTCCTGGTTTATGGCGTTATGACTTTTGTCGGTCCAAGTAAGTAAACATGTCGTTAATTGAGTATAATCAATCTCATTCTCATTCATGTTTCTTTTTCTATCGCAATGCACACAAACATGATTAGATTCTGAACAAGGGAAATTGAATATGATATGGTTTAActtataaaacatatatatatatatatatatatatatatatatatatatatatatatatatatcctagtTATGAACCtcatttggtattagagccaagtGAGTGGTAATTGAGTTATCATCTTTATAGTCCAATCATCTTGTTCATCTTTTGACTTTTTCAGTTACGGTTTACCTTATCTGTTAAGCTTTCTAAGTATGATTGTTTACTCTCAAACCAAACTGTAAGGTGTGTTCCAAACAATAAATCCATAGGATTGGCATGAGCGGATCGCATGAGCGAAGAGAGAGTTTAGCAAATACTCGAAGAAGGTAAAAACCAGTAAGATTTCTGTAATTAGAAAATTTGCATTTTGAACAATGAGTAGATTATTTAGATCTAATTCAACTGCCAACATTAGCTCTAGGTCCACTTTGAGTAGGATTCCAGACATAGTAAATGAGGaataaaaattagaatttcaaaCAGATGAAACCGTCGATTTTGGAGATTGGAACATCCCCAAAATATCCAGTAAAAacatttacaaaaagaaatggtCAGTAGCTTCTTTTAGAAGTGCATCATGTTAAAACAGTTGAAAAGGCTTATGCTCTAAGTAAAAAACATGAGACTTGTCAATTGTTCACACCAGAACAAATCAAGGCCTATAGAAAAGACGGTTACAATTACATTCACATAGGTTTAGTTTAGATCCTAGTCAAACATTTAACAAGAAGAAGCCTTAATACCTCTATTTTGTTATGCCTTTGAGATGCAAGATTCACTGACTTTAGTGATAGCATTCTTGGAATGATCGAGTCAAACCTTTATAACGGACCAATTCATTTTGATTGCTTCCTAGATCTCACAATAAGCCTTTCAGATCCTCACATGCTGAAAACACtcacattaaacataaaaactTCAGAGTCCTTGAAGGAGTCCAACCATTAGCCTTAATTTTTAGAGTTTATTACAAAGTTACAGGAACAAACATGAATTTCCAAGCCTTAGTCAAAAGCCCTAAAGACCATACACTTTTAATACAAACCAATCAAGAAAATGCCAATATCAAAATACCCAGAACTATCAAATGGTCAGACATCAGTCTACCTTCAGATTGGTGTTAACACACCCCAATCCCGATGTCCGGGGGACATCAGGATGGTCACGTGTTGGttgacacccgagggtgacgcaAGCCATTTAATGAATACATATGCTGAAAACATGTAaatcatgcatataaatttcgtTCGAACTACATAAAATAATATACTAATATTCAACTGCAAACAATGATAAAGGtagtgataatgcatgacatgtttaGAGCataaatctaattcaaaatacAACAGAAGGTGCTATTACAATGATGTCAAAGCAGAGATGAAGGCACGATatcactggtaggggaatgcctcgtagctcGGATTGTAAGCCTCGTTCCTATGTCTTGAGGGGGTgcaaaaacaaacatgagtggaccaagttgatatatatgtaatagggaaatagttatcaacatactaacccccaaagttttatgaaaactcaatagcataatatgtaataggttttttgAAGACCCTAGTGTGTCGTAAAGCCTTTCATGAAACATATATCGTATAGtgtgctaactagtggtatcaTAAATAAGTATCTTCCGGCCTTAACTATCTGCCAACGCCCGGCagaagccaatataagtataTTCCGGCCGAAGCCATCTACCAATGCCCAGTCGAAACCAATTGAAGTATCTCCCGGCCAAAGCTAACGCCTGGCCGAATTCAATTTAAGTATCTTCTGGCCGAAGCCATCTACCAACGCTCGaccgaagccaatataagtatcatcATCTGTAGGCAGAACAATAACCACTAGATACGCACAAAACATTGAATATACTTTTTCCAAACAtaagtacatatatctcaaaatcatcttcatagcatatagtcatccatcatatatactataatGAAGTGTAaagaaaacatgttcataaatagtatatagtcatccatc
Proteins encoded in this region:
- the LOC126629913 gene encoding uncharacterized protein LOC126629913 — encoded protein: MSINRLHSILLLGTTTPHRRLLPPHSFISRAWFCSGRSFRNPIHMETDASCDAAVVGDSDLLLKKIDAIRDAGPAKLQVIADFDATLTRYRVNGCRGQSSHGLLQQENPEYDRKRQELYEHYHPLEFSPTIPLEEKTKLMEEWWGRTHGLLVEGGVTYDGIKQSVADSTIAFREGVVELFEFLEERDIPVLIFSAGLADIIEEVMRQKVHRLFKNVKIVSNRMEFDDNGRLLSFRGKTIHSLNKNEHALDMAGPLHDRLGDVDGPPYENASVKTRLNVLLLGDHIGDLGMSDGLNYENRISVGFLNDNVENSLDGYRKAFDMVYLNDAPMWGVVKLVSQLCPVGGD